From Coturnix japonica isolate 7356 chromosome 3, Coturnix japonica 2.1, whole genome shotgun sequence, the proteins below share one genomic window:
- the MSH5 gene encoding mutS protein homolog 5 gives MSATAATSCPLPPLLAPEEEEQECSETHMSVLWYAGEFAVAYYDTEDCSVYFMPDTPDNEGLELLQKVTGEVHPKCIVTSAKQDQNIANFLTNLADSDSNKGKIEIVLFPNIDFGLEVSKQRILSRQFPFIPSHMTATEKILYLSSVIPFESPLVIRALGGLLKYLDRRRVGVELEESSIVVPVLAFRKFVLSETVNIDQDTYCVLQIFKSDIHPSVYKLSSGLKEGFSLYGILNRCRCKRGEKLLRLWLTRPTRNLTELNKRLDVIHFFLLAQNHETVLTLQDCLRNIKNVPLILKRMTLSHTKVSDWQALYKTVYSALCLRDTCRSLPHSIELFQTISRVFTDDLQYIASLISKVVDFEGSVSQNRFTVRPNVDPTIDEKKRRLMGLSDFLTEVAQKELETLDSHIPSCCVIYIPLIGFLLSIPRLPSMVDKSDFEIEGLDFMFLSEDKLHYRSARTKELDSLLGDLHCEIRDQETLIMHQLQTKILERSEVLNSVIEYTAHLDVLLALAVMARENSYCRPRFTQRHGFHIKDGRHPLMELCAKTFVANPVNSGEATRRIKIITGPNSSGKSIYLKQVGLIIFMALIGSYVPAAEAEIGAIDGIYTRIHTRESVSVGLSTFMIDLNQVAKAVNNATERSLVLIDEFGKGTNTLDGLALLAAVLKYWINQGTQCPQVFVSTNFHSLMQLELLPDTPLLEYLAMETHQDGDELVFFYQIKQGVSTVSHAANIAALAGMPAKIIERGVEVSELIRNGKAIKRIDHPAKGDQMEKCKAVVERFLSLDLDDPNVNLEEFMHKEVLPSAASIL, from the coding sequence ATGAGTGCCACAGCAGCCACGAGTTGCCCCTTGCCACCACTGCTTGCACCTGAAGAAGAGGAGCAAGAGTGTTCTGAGACACATATGTCTGTCTTGTGGTATGCAGGGGAGTTTGCAGTCGCCTACTATGATACAGAAGACTGCTCAGTTTACTTCATGCCTGACACACCTGATAATGAAGGCCTCGAGCTACTACAAAAAGTGACTGGGGAAGTTCATCCCAAATGCATAGTGACAAGTGCAAAACAGGACCAGAATATTGCCAATTTCCTGACCAACCTAGCAGACAGTGAcagcaataaaggaaaaatagaaattgtCCTGTTTCCTAACATAGATTTTGGCCTGGAAGTCAGCAAGCAACGAATCCTATCTAGACAATTTCCATTTATCCCATCCCATATGACTGCTacagaaaaaattctttatttgtCCTCAGTCATCCCTTTTGAGAGCCCACTCGTGATCAGAGCATTAGGGGGGCTCCTTAAGTACCTGGACAGGAGAAGGGTTGGAGTTGAATTGGAAGAAAGCAGTATTGTAGTTCCTGTTTTGGCCTTTAGAAAGTTTGTGCTGTCAGAAACTGTGAATATAGACCAAGACACTTACTGTGTCCTGCAGATATTCAAAAGTGATATCCATCCTTCTGTGTATAAGCTTTCTAGTGGATTAAAGGAAGGATTCAGTTTATATGGGATTTTAAATCGCTGTAGGTGCAAACGGGGAGAAAAACTTTTGAGGCTGTGGCTTACGCGACCTACTCGGAACTTGACAGAACTAAATAAAAGGCTGGATGTGATCCACTTCTTCCTGTTGGCTCAGAACCATGAAACAGTCCTTACCCTTCAGGATTGCCTCAGGAATATAAAAAATGTGCCTCTTATTCTAAAAAGAATGACTCTATCCCATACGAAAGTTAGCGACTGGCAAGCACTCTATAAAACAGTGTATAGTGCACTGTGCCTTAGAGACACATGTCGCTCTCTTCCCCATAGTATCGAACTCTTTCAGACTATTTCACGTGTCTTCACTGATGATCTGCAATACATTGCTAGTCTAATCAGCAAAGTGGTGGACTTTGAAGGCAGTGTCTCACAAAATCGCTTCACTGTTAGACCCAACGTGGATCCCACCATTGATGAAAAGAAGCGAAGGCTAATGGGTCTGTCAGACTTTCTGACTGAGGTGGCACAAAAAGAACTGGAAACGTTGGACAGCCATATTCCTTCCTGTTGTGTGATCTACATTCCTTTGATTGGGTTCCTTCTCTCCATTCCACGGCTACCAAGTATGGTGGATAAAAGCgactttgaaattgaaggctTGGACTTCATGTTCTTGTCCGAGGATAAACTGCACTACAGAAGTGCTAGAACTAAGGAGCTAGACAGCCTGCTGGGTGACTTGCACTGTGAGATAAGAGACCAGGAAACACTTATTATGCACCAGCTGCAGACAAAGATCTTGGAGAGGTCTGAAGTGCTTAACAGCGTGATCGAGTATACTGCACACCTAGATGTGCTGTTGGCTTTGGCAGTGATGGCCCGGGAGAACTCTTACTGCCGGCCACGCTTTACACAGCGCCATGGCTTCCACATCAAGGACGGAAGACATCCACTGATGGAACTATGTGCAAAGACATTTGTGGCTAATCCTGTGAACAGTGGTGAGGCTACCAGACGAATAAAGATAATCACTGGGCCCAACTCGTCTGGAAAGAGCATCTACCTAAAGCAAGTAGGTCTTATAATATTTATGGCTCTAATCGGCAGTTACGTGCctgcagcagaggcagagaTAGGAGCAATTGATGGGATTTACACAAGAATCCACACTAGGGAATCAGTTTCTGTAGGACTCTCCACATTCATGATTGATCTTAACCAGGTTGCCAAGGCAGTAAACAACGCTACAGAGAGGTCATTGGTACTTATTGATGAGTTTGGCAAGGGAACCAACACACTAGATGGCCTGGCCcttctggctgctgtgctgaagtATTGGATCAATCAAGGAACCCAGTGTCCGCAGGTCTTTGTCTCCACTAATTTTCACAGCTTAATGCAGCTGGAACTCTTGCCTGACACACCTCTTCTGGAATATCTGGCCATGGAGACCCACCAAGATGGAGATGAGTTGGTGTTTTTCTATCAGATCAAACAAGGAGTATCCACTGTTAGTCATGCTGCCAACATTGCTGCACTAGCTGGAATGCCAGCCAAAATTATTGAAAGAGGAGTGGAAGTGTCAGAACTGATTCGCAATGGAAAAGCTATCAAACGTATTGATCATCCTGCCAAAGGAGACCAGATGGAAAAATGCAAGGCTGTTGTTGAAAGGTTTCTTAGCCTAGATCTTGATGATCCTAATGTGAACTTAGAAGAGTTCATGCATAAAGAGGTGTTGCCTTCTGCAGCCTCAATTCTGTAG